The Benincasa hispida cultivar B227 chromosome 11, ASM972705v1, whole genome shotgun sequence genome has a segment encoding these proteins:
- the LOC120091632 gene encoding bidirectional sugar transporter SWEET5-like: MVSANLARFIVGVIGNVISFGLFLSPLPTFYEIIKKKSVEEFKPDPYIATALNCMFWVFYGMPFVHPDSFLVITINSVGLLFEIIYLTIFFLYADYRGRTKVCISLLIELIFVSIVIHITILALRGTKNRSLMVGIICDIFNILMYISPLTIMKKVIKTKSVKYMPFTLSLASFLNGCIWMSYALIKFDIYILICNGVGVLSGLLQLFLYAYYSITGTKEEEIIEKEPNKEQNKVQLSVIEGPCKV, encoded by the exons aTGGTAAGCGCCAACCTCGCTCGGTTTATCGTTGGCGTTATCG GAAATGTCATCTCCTTTGGCCTCTTTCTCTCGCCATT ACCAACATTTTACGAAATAATCAAGAAGAAATCAGTGGAGGAATTCAAGCCAGATCCTTATATTGCAACCGCGCTGAACTGTATGTTTTGGGTATTCTATGGAATGCCTTTTGTTCATCCCGATAGCTTTTTGGTGATCACCATTAACTCGGTTGGACTTCTTTTTGAGATAATTTATTTGaccatcttcttcctctatgCTGATTATAGAGGCCgg ACGAAAGTGTGCATCTCTCTTCTAATAGAACTCATATTCGTGTCCATCGTTATTCACATAACCATATTAGCTTTGCGAGGAACAAAGAATAGATCATTGATGGTTGGAATTATTTGTGACATTTTCAACATCTTGATGTATATTTCTCCTCTAACCATTATG AAAAAGGTGATAAAGACAAAGAGTGTCAAGTATATGCCATTTACTCTCTCATTAGCCAGCTTTCTCAACGGTTGCATTTGGATGTCTTATGCCCTGATCAAATTTGATATCTATATCTTG ATTTGCAATGGAGTTGGAGTACTTTCAGGCCTCCTTCAACTATTTCTATATGCATATTACTCCATAACAGGTacaaaagaggaagaaattaTAGAGAAGGAAccaaacaaagaacaaaataaGGTCCAACTGTCCGTCATAGAAGGACCATGCAAAGTCTaa